Proteins encoded in a region of the Oncorhynchus clarkii lewisi isolate Uvic-CL-2024 chromosome 18, UVic_Ocla_1.0, whole genome shotgun sequence genome:
- the LOC139372515 gene encoding MSL complex subunit 3-like isoform X1: MNSRGMKFKFHKGEKVLCFEPDPTKAKVLYDAKVVDVVIGKDERGKRVPEYLIHFNGWNRSWDRLAAEDHVLRETDENRKLQRKLARKAVARMRRKGWGKRRRRLPGVESALKTLPEEKEESDDACLITSSDNSDEDDSEDPESLKSEESDSSEDLDKMQEEQEAHAKMESEDKTINIDIPEILKKKLEDDCYYINKRKKLVKLPCHMNILNILESYVKHFAFNAAFSANERYRSHQSTAQTSLSPHYVPPEKNEELCKEMVDGLRITFDFTLPMILLYPNEHAQFKKVSSSKFFLPIRDNTASSSKTLRERTPSPSGHNPSTPQSTDSQPALSEASTTTANPTTTPKRRRCASAADPDAPQSLRRSTRHTSGGERMAGEGGSGSATTSPQPKRRLDTPAQLPKFFLNLEKKTPVHSGSSSPLPQTPSKEGSGVFSGLESRRNNELNEVLSWKLTPDNYPQSDQPPPPSYLYGSQHLLRLFVKLPEILGKMQIPEKNLRALVKHLELFLRFLAEFHEDFFPESAYVSSSEAQYCMKHPRAVS, from the exons ATGAACTCCCGGGGAATGAAATTTAAATTCCACAAAGGAGAAAAAGTCCTCTGTTTCGAACCTGACCCTACGAAAGCTAAAGTACTCTATGATGCAAAG GTCGTCGATGTTGTAATTGGCAAAGATGAACGTGGAAAGCGAGTCCCAGAATACCTGATTCACTTCAATGGTTGGAACAGAAG TTGGGATCGATTGGCAGCGGAAGACCATGTGCTCAGGGAAACTGACGAAAATCGCAAATTACAACGTAAACTGGCTCGTAAAGCTGTGGCTCGCAT GAGGAGAAAGGGATGGGGGAAGAGACGTCGTCGTCTACCCGGTGTTGAGTCAGCTCTGAAGACACTTCctgaagagaaggaagagagtgaTGACGCAT GTTTGATTACGTCTTCAGACAACAGTGACGAGGACGATTCCGAGGATCCGGAATCTTTGAAAAGCGAGGAGAGCGACTCTTCTGAAGATTTGGACAAAATG CAGGAAGAACAGGAAGCTCACGCTAAGATGGAGAGTGAGGACAAGACCATCAACATAGACATCCCTGAGATTCTCAAGAAGAAACTGGAGGATGACTGCTACTACATCAACAAGAGGAAGAAG TTGGTGAAGCTTCCGTGCCACATGAACATATTGAACATCTTGGAATCATATGTGAAGCACTTTGCCTTCAACGCAGCCTTCTCTGCCAATGAGAGGTACAGAAGTCACCAGAGCACCGCCCAGACTAGCCTCAGTCCTCACTATGTTCCTCCAGAGAAGAA tgaggagctttGCAAGGAGATGGTGGACGGCCTGAGAATCACCTTTGACTTCACCCTTCCCATGATCCTCCTGTACCCCAATGAGCACGCTCAGTTCAAGAAAGTCAGCTCCTCCAAGTTTTTCCTGCCTATCCGGGACAACACAGCCAGCTCCAGCAA GACCCTGCGTGAGCGCACCCCCAGCCCCTCGGGCCACAACCCATCCACCCCCCAGTCCACGGACAGCCAACCGGCCCTGAGTGAGGCCTCCACCACCACGGCaaaccccaccaccacacccaaaCGCCGGCGCTGTGCCTCCGCAGCCGACCCCGACGCCCCCCAGTCTCTGCGGCGCTCCACACGCCACACTTCGGGGGGCGAGCGGATGGCGGGCGAGGGGGGCAGCGGCAGCGCTACGACCTCACCCCAGCCCAAACGCCGCCTTGACACGCCTGCCCAGCTGCCCAAGTTCTTCCTCAATCTGGAGAAGA AAACTCCTGTCCACAGTGGCTCGTCCTCTCCTTTGCCCCAGACGCCCAGTAAAGAGGGCAGTGGCGTCTTCTCCGGCCTGGAGAGCCGACGGAACAATGAGCTCAACGAGGTCCTGAGCTGGAAGCTGACCCCTGATAACTATCCCCAGAGTGACcagcctcccccaccctcctaccTGTACGGCTCCCAGCACCTCCTACGCCTCTTCG TGAAGCTGCCAGAGATCCTAGGGAAGATGCAAATCCCAGAGAAGAacctaagggccctggtcaaacaccTGGAGCTCTTCCTCAG GTTTTTGGCTGAGTTCCACGAGGACTTTTTTCCGGAGTCGGCGTACGTGTCGTCATCGGAGGCCCAATACTGCATGAAGCACCCGCGGGCTGTTTCCTGA
- the LOC139372515 gene encoding MSL complex subunit 3-like isoform X2: MNSRGMKFKFHKGEKVLCFEPDPTKAKVLYDAKVVDVVIGKDERGKRVPEYLIHFNGWNRSWDRLAAEDHVLRETDENRKLQRKLARKAVARMRRKGWGKRRRRLPGVESALKTLPEEKEESDDACLITSSDNSDEDDSEDPESLKSEESDSSEDLDKMEEQEAHAKMESEDKTINIDIPEILKKKLEDDCYYINKRKKLVKLPCHMNILNILESYVKHFAFNAAFSANERYRSHQSTAQTSLSPHYVPPEKNEELCKEMVDGLRITFDFTLPMILLYPNEHAQFKKVSSSKFFLPIRDNTASSSKTLRERTPSPSGHNPSTPQSTDSQPALSEASTTTANPTTTPKRRRCASAADPDAPQSLRRSTRHTSGGERMAGEGGSGSATTSPQPKRRLDTPAQLPKFFLNLEKKTPVHSGSSSPLPQTPSKEGSGVFSGLESRRNNELNEVLSWKLTPDNYPQSDQPPPPSYLYGSQHLLRLFVKLPEILGKMQIPEKNLRALVKHLELFLRFLAEFHEDFFPESAYVSSSEAQYCMKHPRAVS; the protein is encoded by the exons ATGAACTCCCGGGGAATGAAATTTAAATTCCACAAAGGAGAAAAAGTCCTCTGTTTCGAACCTGACCCTACGAAAGCTAAAGTACTCTATGATGCAAAG GTCGTCGATGTTGTAATTGGCAAAGATGAACGTGGAAAGCGAGTCCCAGAATACCTGATTCACTTCAATGGTTGGAACAGAAG TTGGGATCGATTGGCAGCGGAAGACCATGTGCTCAGGGAAACTGACGAAAATCGCAAATTACAACGTAAACTGGCTCGTAAAGCTGTGGCTCGCAT GAGGAGAAAGGGATGGGGGAAGAGACGTCGTCGTCTACCCGGTGTTGAGTCAGCTCTGAAGACACTTCctgaagagaaggaagagagtgaTGACGCAT GTTTGATTACGTCTTCAGACAACAGTGACGAGGACGATTCCGAGGATCCGGAATCTTTGAAAAGCGAGGAGAGCGACTCTTCTGAAGATTTGGACAAAATG GAAGAACAGGAAGCTCACGCTAAGATGGAGAGTGAGGACAAGACCATCAACATAGACATCCCTGAGATTCTCAAGAAGAAACTGGAGGATGACTGCTACTACATCAACAAGAGGAAGAAG TTGGTGAAGCTTCCGTGCCACATGAACATATTGAACATCTTGGAATCATATGTGAAGCACTTTGCCTTCAACGCAGCCTTCTCTGCCAATGAGAGGTACAGAAGTCACCAGAGCACCGCCCAGACTAGCCTCAGTCCTCACTATGTTCCTCCAGAGAAGAA tgaggagctttGCAAGGAGATGGTGGACGGCCTGAGAATCACCTTTGACTTCACCCTTCCCATGATCCTCCTGTACCCCAATGAGCACGCTCAGTTCAAGAAAGTCAGCTCCTCCAAGTTTTTCCTGCCTATCCGGGACAACACAGCCAGCTCCAGCAA GACCCTGCGTGAGCGCACCCCCAGCCCCTCGGGCCACAACCCATCCACCCCCCAGTCCACGGACAGCCAACCGGCCCTGAGTGAGGCCTCCACCACCACGGCaaaccccaccaccacacccaaaCGCCGGCGCTGTGCCTCCGCAGCCGACCCCGACGCCCCCCAGTCTCTGCGGCGCTCCACACGCCACACTTCGGGGGGCGAGCGGATGGCGGGCGAGGGGGGCAGCGGCAGCGCTACGACCTCACCCCAGCCCAAACGCCGCCTTGACACGCCTGCCCAGCTGCCCAAGTTCTTCCTCAATCTGGAGAAGA AAACTCCTGTCCACAGTGGCTCGTCCTCTCCTTTGCCCCAGACGCCCAGTAAAGAGGGCAGTGGCGTCTTCTCCGGCCTGGAGAGCCGACGGAACAATGAGCTCAACGAGGTCCTGAGCTGGAAGCTGACCCCTGATAACTATCCCCAGAGTGACcagcctcccccaccctcctaccTGTACGGCTCCCAGCACCTCCTACGCCTCTTCG TGAAGCTGCCAGAGATCCTAGGGAAGATGCAAATCCCAGAGAAGAacctaagggccctggtcaaacaccTGGAGCTCTTCCTCAG GTTTTTGGCTGAGTTCCACGAGGACTTTTTTCCGGAGTCGGCGTACGTGTCGTCATCGGAGGCCCAATACTGCATGAAGCACCCGCGGGCTGTTTCCTGA